One window from the genome of Pseudanabaena yagii GIHE-NHR1 encodes:
- a CDS encoding ATP-binding protein, translating into MAKELQVPNLTAIIGEFGSGKSLYSLELGLYLANKYHKRIATNMLLNYEALIVYCRSQGLNWLLEHRPFYYYGNLEPSSLLDFRNSVVICDEAGSLFHARFWKSTTKDFLLKLSQLRKLNIHLILTYQYVEQIDKTFREQTQHFVFCFAETKYSKKLNLPQLLFRSRYHFNRRRFEQYETDLPFRHHPIKPKLAALNYGIDLPPLAWLLAELRKLIFLFFLIPRNWDIPKVRDYLLVNSDRFTLLFACFDSSKAIAVPTSNVTHLFVPLSPSRSVQSPPTVAKFISVRKVNN; encoded by the coding sequence ATGGCTAAAGAACTACAAGTACCAAACCTTACAGCAATCATTGGTGAATTTGGTTCAGGTAAATCCTTATACTCCTTAGAACTTGGTCTATATCTTGCCAACAAATACCATAAGCGAATAGCTACAAATATGCTTCTTAACTATGAAGCACTTATCGTTTATTGTCGTTCTCAAGGTTTGAACTGGTTATTAGAACATAGACCATTTTATTACTATGGCAACCTTGAACCCTCATCTTTACTAGACTTCCGTAACTCAGTAGTAATCTGTGATGAAGCTGGCAGCCTATTTCATGCCAGATTTTGGAAAAGCACTACAAAAGACTTTCTTTTAAAGTTATCTCAGCTAAGGAAACTAAACATACATTTGATACTTACATATCAATATGTAGAGCAAATTGACAAAACCTTTAGAGAACAAACTCAACACTTTGTATTTTGCTTTGCTGAGACAAAATACAGCAAAAAGTTAAACCTTCCTCAATTGTTATTTAGGTCTAGATACCACTTTAATCGAAGAAGATTCGAGCAATATGAAACTGATCTACCTTTTAGACATCATCCTATTAAGCCTAAGCTTGCAGCACTTAACTACGGCATTGACCTTCCCCCTCTCGCTTGGTTACTGGCAGAACTTCGTAAGCTTATTTTTCTTTTTTTTCTTATCCCTCGTAACTGGGATATCCCTAAAGTACGGGATTATCTACTAGTAAACAGTGATAGATTTACCCTGTTATTTGCCTGTTTTGATAGTTCAAAAGCCATTGCTGTACCTACTTCAAATGTTACTCACCTTTTTGTACCCCTCTCACCTTCCCGATCTGTCCAGAGTCCCCCCACTGTTGCCAAATTTATATCTGTGCGAAAGGTAAATAACTGA
- the ruvC gene encoding crossover junction endodeoxyribonuclease RuvC → MKILGIDPGLAIVGFGLIEVEKPASPKLLEFGTIVTPKQTPIGDRLKTIYEDMHTLLEQFQPQVVGMEKLFFYRMGNLVNVAQARGVIVLVLNQHNIEPVEFSPPQIKQALTGHGNADKSDVQEAVKRELGLENIPRPDDAADAIAAALTCWLIA, encoded by the coding sequence ATGAAAATTTTAGGAATCGATCCTGGTCTAGCAATTGTCGGATTTGGCTTGATTGAAGTCGAAAAACCTGCTTCACCAAAATTATTAGAATTTGGCACGATCGTTACGCCGAAGCAGACACCAATAGGCGATCGCTTAAAGACTATTTATGAAGATATGCATACGCTGCTCGAGCAATTTCAGCCGCAAGTGGTGGGAATGGAAAAGCTCTTTTTCTATCGGATGGGAAACTTGGTAAATGTTGCTCAAGCGCGAGGAGTAATCGTTTTAGTTCTCAATCAACACAATATTGAACCTGTCGAATTTTCACCACCGCAAATCAAACAAGCTCTGACAGGGCATGGTAATGCGGATAAGAGTGATGTGCAGGAAGCAGTTAAGCGAGAACTCGGTTTAGAAAATATTCCTCGACCTGATGA
- a CDS encoding DUF192 domain-containing protein gives MYSSKIVPVALLSISLVSCAPHLPQPLPTVPPQFLPISSSVTISDHKIDLEVASTEEQLSKGLMSREALPDNRGMLFVFNPPRPVTFWMKNTIAPLDIIFLNQGKVLFIANDVQPCKLPTCPVYPSQPIFVDKVLEIRAGLANKLGLQTGNSLSL, from the coding sequence ATGTACTCCTCTAAAATTGTTCCCGTTGCCTTGTTGTCCATATCCCTTGTATCCTGCGCCCCTCATCTTCCGCAACCACTTCCAACAGTTCCCCCTCAGTTTTTGCCCATATCATCATCAGTAACTATTTCCGATCATAAAATTGACTTAGAAGTAGCATCTACTGAAGAGCAGCTATCAAAAGGTTTAATGTCTAGAGAAGCCTTACCAGATAACCGAGGTATGCTTTTTGTCTTTAATCCACCTAGACCAGTAACTTTCTGGATGAAAAATACTATCGCTCCCCTTGACATTATTTTTCTCAACCAAGGCAAAGTACTTTTTATAGCCAATGATGTTCAGCCTTGTAAATTGCCTACATGCCCTGTTTATCCTAGTCAGCCTATATTTGTAGATAAAGTACTAGAGATTAGAGCAGGACTAGCAAATAAGCTAGGTTTACAGACAGGTAATTCTTTATCCCTTTAA